A single genomic interval of Lentimicrobium saccharophilum harbors:
- a CDS encoding PAS domain S-box protein has protein sequence MISEGGITGDKNSSKKMQNPGMGALGNDYKKEQNERKRAENLLRLSEIKIQALTEAIPDLIFRINREGIYLDYKAAGSDLFHQADSIIGKNNREITPPDFADLIDAKIKLTLDTGEMQYFEYQLPIPLKGLCSYEARLVPNGPDEVLAIVRDVTGNKLTGEALIESNLNQRAIMDSISDGLLLINKDGTIIDSNEANAKFYGFSTESIRGKNLFDFFPSSYKPNREELLKVVFEKGKALESESFFHDRWFEYAVHPVADASGIINKAVINARDVTHQKNLISELETALKENRESSGFLENLINSIPDVIGIQDNKHQIIRYNKAGYEFLNTSPEEIRGKKCFHLIDRDQECELCATSISYRTKKPAHIERYFPEKQLWLDIRSYPILDNEGEIRLVIEHLRDITHIKAIEVALRKSEERYKELFNSSAGGILIGSQEGVIIQVNSTFAEMTGFAPEFLIGKHISESIFTEESLKAFPFRFDLLKQGKTVTSERTIITADNRLLQVEMHTHILPDGTYQSIYHDITERKRAEEEINRQNEALRKINLEKDKFFSIIAHDLRSPFTSFLGLTELMAEEIDSMPREEVRFIANELKKSASNLYNLLENLLEWSMVQRNMKPFSPQKINLRSVARQSTETLREAATSKQIRVTLDIPEAITVMVDKPMLDTIFRNLFSNAVKFTAKGGSVTISAGETLNGNIEIKINDSGIGIPETMIGTIFNISGKHNRPGTSGEPSTGLGLLLCKEFVEKNGGKIGVKSTVGKGSCFYFTLPRG, from the coding sequence ATGATTTCAGAAGGGGGAATTACCGGAGATAAAAACAGCAGTAAAAAGATGCAGAATCCCGGCATGGGCGCGCTGGGAAATGATTATAAGAAAGAGCAGAACGAACGCAAAAGGGCTGAGAACCTGCTCCGCCTGAGCGAAATTAAAATTCAGGCCCTTACAGAAGCCATTCCCGACCTGATCTTCAGGATTAACCGTGAAGGTATTTACCTGGATTACAAAGCAGCAGGCAGCGATCTTTTTCACCAGGCAGATTCCATCATCGGAAAGAACAACAGGGAGATTACCCCCCCCGACTTTGCAGATTTAATTGACGCTAAAATTAAACTTACCCTCGATACAGGTGAAATGCAATATTTTGAATATCAGCTTCCTATCCCTTTAAAAGGCTTATGTTCCTATGAAGCCCGGCTCGTACCCAACGGACCGGATGAGGTCCTTGCTATTGTTCGTGATGTTACAGGTAATAAACTTACCGGAGAGGCATTGATTGAAAGCAATCTGAACCAGCGGGCGATCATGGACTCAATATCCGACGGTCTGTTACTTATTAACAAAGACGGAACTATAATCGACAGCAATGAAGCGAATGCAAAATTTTACGGATTTTCGACCGAATCAATCAGGGGGAAGAACCTTTTTGATTTTTTCCCTTCCTCATATAAACCCAACCGGGAGGAATTGCTAAAAGTCGTTTTTGAAAAAGGGAAAGCCCTTGAGTCAGAATCATTTTTTCATGACAGGTGGTTTGAATATGCTGTTCATCCGGTAGCTGATGCATCAGGCATCATCAATAAAGCGGTAATCAATGCACGGGATGTCACCCATCAGAAAAATCTGATCAGTGAACTGGAAACGGCTTTGAAAGAAAACAGGGAAAGCTCCGGATTCCTTGAAAACCTGATCAACAGTATTCCGGATGTTATCGGGATACAGGACAATAAGCATCAGATTATCAGGTATAACAAAGCAGGGTATGAGTTTCTGAATACTTCCCCGGAAGAGATCAGGGGGAAAAAATGTTTTCACCTGATTGACAGGGACCAGGAATGTGAACTTTGCGCCACTTCTATCAGCTACAGAACAAAGAAACCTGCACATATAGAGCGCTACTTCCCTGAAAAGCAACTCTGGCTCGACATCCGGTCATATCCAATCCTTGATAATGAAGGAGAGATCAGGTTGGTGATTGAGCATTTGCGGGATATAACCCATATCAAGGCCATTGAAGTCGCCCTGCGAAAAAGTGAAGAACGTTACAAAGAACTTTTCAACTCTTCGGCCGGCGGAATATTGATCGGATCGCAGGAGGGAGTCATCATACAGGTGAATTCAACATTTGCCGAAATGACCGGCTTTGCACCCGAATTTCTGATTGGGAAGCACATCAGCGAAAGTATTTTTACAGAAGAAAGCCTGAAGGCTTTTCCTTTCAGGTTTGACCTGCTGAAGCAGGGTAAGACAGTAACCAGCGAAAGAACTATTATTACCGCGGATAACCGGCTGCTGCAGGTTGAAATGCATACACACATTCTGCCCGATGGCACTTATCAGTCGATTTATCATGATATTACCGAGCGAAAGCGGGCAGAAGAAGAAATCAACAGACAAAACGAGGCCCTCAGAAAAATCAATCTGGAAAAAGACAAGTTCTTCTCCATTATTGCCCATGACCTGAGGAGTCCGTTCACTTCTTTTCTTGGTTTAACCGAACTGATGGCCGAAGAGATAGATTCCATGCCCAGGGAGGAGGTCCGCTTTATAGCCAACGAATTAAAAAAATCGGCTTCCAACCTTTATAATCTGCTGGAGAATCTTCTGGAATGGTCAATGGTTCAGAGAAATATGAAACCCTTCAGCCCGCAAAAAATCAACCTCCGGTCTGTCGCCCGTCAAAGTACTGAAACGTTGCGGGAAGCCGCCACAAGCAAACAAATCAGGGTAACGCTGGATATACCCGAAGCAATTACAGTAATGGTGGACAAGCCAATGCTTGATACCATTTTCAGAAACCTTTTTTCCAATGCTGTCAAGTTTACGGCTAAAGGGGGCAGTGTAACGATTTCGGCCGGAGAGACGCTTAACGGAAATATCGAAATAAAAATAAATGATTCCGGCATTGGCATCCCGGAAACCATGATCGGAACGATTTTCAATATTTCCGGTAAACACAACCGGCCCGGCACTTCCGGTGAACCGAGTACCGGCCTGGGTCTGTTGCTTTGCAAAGAGTTTGTCGAAAAAAACGGGGGCAAAATCGGTGTGAAAAGTACTGTAGGGAAAGGAAGCTGTTTTTATTTTACACTTCCTCGTGGTTAA
- a CDS encoding MFS transporter, with amino-acid sequence MKKAIRNTAIRKGDKKVIHGWVMYDWANSVYQLTIASTIFPIYYNQVTRSGPDDFTVSFLGLEVINTVLYSWSIAAAYLIVAFFSPMLSSLADYTGRRKSFMQFFTWLGAISCGALFFFNSSNVELGIIAFTLGTVGYGGSIVFYNSFLPVICETADHDRVSARGYSLGYLGGVVLLLFNLLMIMKPGWFGISDPFLPARISFLTVFLWWIGFSQITFRRLPRYTYRKRRKDKETNIFLEGYKELDKVFQKVRSSRKLSFYLIGFFFVMMGLLTVMFMAATYGEKEIGLKEDVLIPTILIIQLVGMGGAWMFSRLSARFGNLPALMISVFAWILICVGAYYISNSVQFMIAAFFIGIVMGGSQALARSTYSKMLPEETTDHTSYFSFYDVMEKLATVAGTFSFGIIEAITGSMRYSVLAIASFFIIGTVFLLLTLRVVKQNSRMAGIN; translated from the coding sequence TTGAAAAAAGCAATCAGAAACACAGCGATCCGTAAAGGAGATAAAAAAGTAATCCATGGGTGGGTGATGTATGACTGGGCAAACTCGGTTTACCAGTTAACCATTGCTTCGACAATATTTCCCATCTACTACAATCAGGTCACCCGCAGTGGCCCCGATGATTTTACGGTCAGTTTTCTCGGACTGGAAGTGATCAACACCGTGCTTTATTCATGGTCAATTGCTGCCGCCTACCTGATAGTTGCCTTTTTTTCACCGATGTTGTCTTCGCTGGCCGATTATACAGGGAGACGCAAATCTTTCATGCAGTTTTTTACCTGGCTGGGAGCCATATCATGCGGAGCGCTGTTTTTCTTTAACAGCTCAAACGTTGAACTCGGAATTATCGCATTTACGTTAGGAACCGTGGGCTACGGCGGCAGCATTGTGTTTTACAACTCTTTCCTTCCGGTAATCTGCGAAACAGCTGATCATGACAGGGTGAGTGCCCGCGGCTATTCGCTCGGCTACCTCGGAGGAGTGGTTCTGCTGCTTTTTAACCTGCTGATGATTATGAAACCGGGATGGTTTGGCATCAGCGACCCCTTTCTGCCGGCCCGCATCTCTTTCCTGACTGTCTTTCTCTGGTGGATCGGTTTTTCACAGATCACTTTCCGGCGCCTGCCAAGGTACACTTACAGAAAGCGGAGAAAAGACAAGGAGACCAACATTTTTCTGGAGGGGTACAAAGAGCTTGATAAGGTCTTCCAAAAAGTAAGAAGCTCCCGGAAACTGAGCTTCTACCTGATCGGCTTCTTTTTTGTGATGATGGGGCTGCTTACCGTCATGTTTATGGCGGCAACTTACGGTGAAAAGGAAATCGGGCTGAAAGAGGATGTGCTGATTCCGACCATACTGATCATTCAGCTGGTAGGCATGGGGGGCGCCTGGATGTTCTCCCGGCTTTCTGCCCGTTTCGGCAACCTGCCTGCGCTGATGATCTCTGTATTTGCCTGGATTTTAATCTGCGTGGGCGCCTATTACATCAGCAATTCCGTGCAGTTTATGATTGCTGCGTTTTTTATCGGTATTGTGATGGGCGGGTCGCAGGCTCTGGCCAGATCGACCTACAGTAAGATGCTGCCTGAAGAAACCACGGATCACACCAGTTATTTCAGTTTTTACGACGTGATGGAAAAACTGGCCACGGTTGCCGGCACGTTCAGTTTTGGCATCATAGAGGCGATTACAGGAAGTATGCGGTATTCCGTGCTGGCCATTGCTTCGTTCTTTATCATCGGGACAGTTTTTCTGCTGCTGACATTGAGGGTGGTGAAGCAAAACAGCCGCATGGCAGGAATAAACTAA
- a CDS encoding SulP family inorganic anion transporter gives MSEFLLNTFSKIYHPKLFTTLKEYNLKTFTSDLIAGIIVGVVALPLAIAFGIASGVSPERGLITAVIAGFLISAFGGSRVQIGGPTGAFIVIVYGIVEKFGVEGLIIATILAGFMLIGMGLLQLGTIIKFMPYPIVVGFTSGIALVIFSSQVKDFFGLEVTQAVPADFIEKWKYYFIHFDAVNLYALGIGLFTVLISVLWPKINRKVPGTLIALLVTTAAASIFQMPVETIGSRFGEIKATIPRPFIPSISWETFRLLLAPAFTIAMLGAIESLLSAMVADGATGSKHRSNTELIGQGIANIVTPVFGGIPATGAIARTMTNIKNGGKTPVAGIVHAMVLLLILLFFGKWARLIPMSCLAGILVIVAYNMSEWRSFKGLFRNSKSEVAVLLTTFLLTVIIDLTIAIQFGLLMAVLLFLKRVIDTSGVEVLNMAVDDERAEEPETAPKLIIPDKVEVFEVNGPFFFGIANKFDEAEKQVTAKPLIRIIRLYRVPFIDATGVSNLKSFIRRTQATGITVVISGPVKSVYDTLEKNYVFEIVGRDNVCADINLALERAGKLLEEKPHSGMHQEHKS, from the coding sequence ATGTCTGAGTTCTTATTGAACACGTTTTCAAAGATTTATCATCCCAAACTGTTTACTACTCTAAAGGAATACAATCTCAAAACCTTTACCTCCGATCTTATTGCCGGAATTATTGTAGGAGTGGTAGCGCTCCCGCTGGCCATCGCTTTTGGGATTGCTTCCGGGGTATCCCCGGAGCGGGGCCTGATTACCGCTGTAATTGCCGGTTTCCTAATTTCCGCGTTTGGAGGAAGCAGGGTGCAGATAGGCGGGCCTACAGGTGCTTTTATAGTGATTGTCTATGGAATTGTTGAAAAATTCGGCGTTGAGGGGCTGATCATTGCCACCATTCTTGCCGGTTTTATGCTGATTGGTATGGGGTTGCTGCAACTGGGAACCATCATCAAATTTATGCCTTACCCGATTGTGGTGGGTTTTACTTCAGGAATAGCACTGGTAATTTTTTCATCTCAGGTAAAGGATTTCTTCGGACTTGAGGTAACCCAGGCAGTGCCGGCTGATTTCATTGAAAAGTGGAAATACTATTTTATTCATTTTGACGCGGTTAACCTTTATGCACTCGGGATAGGCTTGTTTACTGTCCTGATTTCGGTTCTTTGGCCCAAAATCAACAGAAAAGTGCCGGGAACCCTGATTGCACTATTGGTGACCACCGCGGCTGCCAGCATTTTTCAAATGCCTGTGGAAACGATCGGAAGCCGTTTCGGGGAGATCAAAGCAACCATTCCCCGGCCTTTTATCCCTTCGATAAGTTGGGAAACATTCAGATTGTTGCTGGCGCCTGCTTTTACCATTGCCATGCTTGGCGCGATTGAATCGCTGCTTTCGGCTATGGTGGCCGACGGCGCAACCGGAAGCAAACACCGCTCCAATACAGAACTTATAGGGCAGGGGATAGCCAATATTGTTACGCCTGTATTCGGTGGGATACCTGCAACCGGCGCCATCGCACGTACCATGACCAATATCAAGAATGGTGGAAAGACGCCGGTGGCCGGGATCGTTCATGCAATGGTACTTTTACTGATCCTGCTGTTCTTTGGTAAATGGGCCCGGCTGATCCCGATGAGCTGTCTTGCAGGAATCCTGGTTATTGTTGCCTACAATATGAGTGAATGGCGTTCATTCAAAGGTCTTTTCCGTAATTCGAAGAGCGAAGTTGCCGTGTTGCTGACCACCTTCCTGCTCACAGTGATTATTGACCTTACGATTGCTATCCAGTTCGGACTGCTTATGGCCGTGCTCCTTTTCCTCAAGCGTGTTATTGATACTTCAGGGGTGGAGGTGCTTAACATGGCAGTGGATGATGAGCGGGCCGAGGAGCCGGAAACGGCACCCAAGCTGATTATCCCTGATAAAGTGGAAGTTTTTGAGGTTAACGGACCCTTCTTTTTTGGAATTGCCAACAAATTTGATGAAGCAGAAAAACAAGTCACTGCCAAGCCGTTGATCAGAATTATCCGGTTATACCGGGTGCCGTTTATCGATGCAACGGGCGTGAGTAACCTGAAAAGCTTTATCAGAAGGACCCAGGCAACCGGGATTACCGTTGTGATATCGGGACCGGTTAAGTCAGTTTATGATACGCTTGAAAAAAATTATGTGTTTGAAATAGTTGGCAGGGATAATGTATGTGCCGATATTAACCTGGCTCTTGAAAGGGCCGGCAAACTGCTCGAGGAGAAGCCCCACTCAGGAATGCACCAGGAACATAAGTCCTGA
- a CDS encoding M3 family metallopeptidase, protein MKNFLLPLLTMAILTITGCQQKQTATEPENPFFSEYTTPFQVPPFDKIDTSHYLPAFIEGIRQQAEEIAAITGNPETPDFENTILAYDKSGKLLTRVSNVFYNLNGAHTNDQMQEIARKISPLMSKHQDDISMNPELFSRIKAVYEKRHESGLDDQQIRVVEKYYRDFERQGANLPAGQQETLRKINEELAMLQVKFGENQLAEINKNFKLVIDKQEDLAGLPEGVIAAAAETAKSTGDEGKWVFTLAKPSLIPFLQYADNRSLREKLYRGYFMRGNNDNASDNKQIVKDIVRLRAEKARLLGFDNFAAYVIDENMAKTTDNVDKFLSNLFSSALPVAKNDLAEMQKIANKEGNSFKLESWDWWYYAEKLRKQKYDLDETQIKPYLKLENVRDGMFEVANKLYGITFTKLTNLPVYQKDVETFEVKEADGSHLGILYLDYFPRAEKSGGAWCTGFQSAGWENGKKVDPIVSIVCNFTPPSGNAPALLSWDETTTLFHEFGHALHGLFTEGKYTRTAGNVARDFVELPSQIMENWAGEPEVLRMYARHYETGEIIPDALIEKLTNSSHFNQGFTTVEYIAASILDLDYHKLKSPAMVEDVNAFEKEAMDRIGLIPEILPRYRTTYFSHIFDGGYAAGYYVYLWAAVLDSDAFDYFRQSGDIFNKELAAAFRKHCLAENGNDEGMEQYRKFRGQDPSQEPLLKKRGLK, encoded by the coding sequence ATGAAAAACTTCCTGCTTCCACTACTCACTATGGCCATCCTCACCATTACCGGATGTCAGCAAAAGCAAACAGCCACAGAACCGGAGAATCCATTCTTTTCGGAGTACACCACACCGTTCCAGGTACCTCCGTTCGACAAAATTGACACATCGCATTACCTGCCTGCCTTCATTGAAGGAATCAGGCAACAGGCTGAAGAAATTGCAGCCATTACAGGAAACCCTGAAACGCCTGATTTTGAAAACACCATCCTTGCCTATGATAAATCAGGGAAGCTGCTTACCAGGGTCAGTAACGTCTTCTACAATCTCAACGGCGCCCACACCAATGATCAGATGCAGGAGATTGCCCGGAAGATTTCCCCGCTGATGTCGAAGCACCAGGATGATATTTCGATGAATCCGGAGCTTTTCAGCCGGATTAAAGCAGTATATGAAAAGCGGCATGAATCAGGTCTCGATGATCAACAAATCAGGGTTGTTGAGAAGTATTACCGGGATTTTGAACGCCAGGGGGCGAATCTCCCTGCCGGTCAGCAGGAAACGCTCAGGAAAATCAATGAAGAGCTGGCCATGTTGCAGGTAAAATTCGGGGAAAACCAACTGGCAGAAATCAATAAAAATTTCAAACTGGTCATTGATAAGCAGGAGGACCTGGCAGGATTACCCGAAGGGGTGATTGCAGCCGCTGCTGAAACCGCCAAGAGCACCGGAGACGAAGGAAAATGGGTATTCACCCTGGCAAAACCCAGCCTGATTCCATTTTTACAGTATGCCGATAACCGCAGCCTCAGGGAAAAACTTTACCGGGGTTATTTTATGAGGGGTAACAACGACAATGCCAGCGACAACAAACAGATTGTGAAAGACATTGTAAGACTGAGGGCCGAAAAAGCCAGGCTGCTCGGGTTCGACAACTTTGCCGCCTATGTTATTGATGAGAATATGGCTAAAACCACGGATAATGTAGACAAATTCCTGAGCAATCTTTTCAGCTCAGCCCTGCCCGTAGCCAAAAATGATCTTGCCGAAATGCAGAAAATTGCCAATAAGGAAGGTAACAGTTTTAAACTCGAATCATGGGATTGGTGGTATTATGCCGAAAAACTTCGCAAACAGAAATATGATCTGGATGAAACACAGATCAAACCTTACCTGAAGCTTGAAAACGTGAGGGATGGAATGTTTGAGGTTGCCAATAAGCTGTATGGCATTACATTTACTAAACTAACAAATCTGCCTGTTTATCAGAAAGATGTTGAAACATTTGAAGTTAAGGAGGCTGATGGTTCCCATCTTGGAATTCTCTATCTCGACTACTTCCCCCGTGCCGAAAAGAGCGGAGGTGCCTGGTGTACAGGATTTCAGTCGGCAGGATGGGAAAACGGCAAAAAAGTTGATCCCATCGTTTCCATTGTATGCAATTTTACACCGCCATCGGGAAATGCACCGGCCCTTCTGAGTTGGGATGAAACCACCACCCTCTTTCATGAATTCGGACATGCACTGCATGGTCTCTTTACAGAAGGCAAATACACCAGAACCGCAGGAAATGTCGCAAGGGACTTTGTTGAACTGCCTTCACAGATCATGGAAAACTGGGCAGGGGAACCCGAGGTGCTCCGCATGTATGCCCGGCATTACGAAACCGGTGAAATCATCCCCGACGCGCTGATTGAGAAGCTTACCAACTCCAGTCATTTCAACCAGGGATTTACCACTGTTGAATACATTGCCGCTTCGATCCTTGATCTTGATTATCATAAACTTAAATCTCCTGCAATGGTTGAGGATGTAAATGCATTTGAAAAAGAAGCCATGGACCGGATCGGCCTTATCCCGGAAATTCTCCCGCGTTACCGCACCACCTACTTCTCGCATATTTTCGACGGGGGCTATGCTGCCGGATATTATGTGTACCTCTGGGCTGCGGTACTCGATTCCGATGCGTTTGATTATTTCAGGCAATCGGGTGATATCTTTAACAAGGAACTGGCAGCTGCATTCAGGAAACACTGCCTGGCCGAGAACGGAAATGATGAAGGCATGGAGCAGTACAGAAAATTCAGGGGACAGGATCCATCGCAGGAACCACTGCTGAAAAAACGCGGGTTAAAATAA
- the omp85 gene encoding Omp85 family outer membrane protein yields the protein MKKRILLLKVLAASACCLLVLSPVQLMAQADSVNLTVAEQSKKGLNLGALPAVAFDSDLGFQYGLLANLFQYGDGTVYPDYRWSLYAEWSRTTKGSGINQIFFDSKYLLPHQIRVTADFSFLTEQALDFYGFNGYESIYNMSFTDEEDPGYITRVFYRHERKLARITLDFQQKIGDLPLRWAAGYGFFNSRIGSVDIEKLNKGRDEEDLLPEVEGLYDKYVKWGLIPAEEADGGTHNFLKAGLVYDTRDNEPNPNRGIWSEMVIMTAPRFLGNSETAYTKLALTHRQYLTLKKNTLTFAYRLGWQGTIDGKAPFYMQPYMINTYTKSTKNDGLGGARSLRGILRNRVVGDAFTYGNFELRYKFLKFHKWKQNFYFSLNGFSDMGMITKTMDMNLTGIPEDEKTALFKSEDQGLHISYGAGLRIAMNQNFIVAVDYGLAGDKRDGDKGMYINLGFMF from the coding sequence ATGAAAAAGAGAATTTTACTGCTGAAGGTTTTAGCCGCTTCAGCCTGCTGTCTCCTTGTGCTTTCTCCCGTTCAGTTGATGGCGCAGGCCGATAGCGTTAATTTAACTGTAGCAGAGCAGTCAAAAAAGGGGCTTAACCTTGGTGCCCTTCCGGCCGTAGCCTTCGATTCCGACTTAGGATTTCAGTACGGGCTGCTGGCCAACCTGTTTCAGTATGGCGATGGTACCGTATATCCGGATTACCGCTGGTCGTTGTATGCTGAATGGTCGCGTACTACCAAGGGGAGTGGCATTAACCAGATTTTCTTCGATTCGAAATACCTTTTGCCGCATCAGATCCGGGTTACGGCCGACTTTAGTTTTCTCACGGAGCAGGCCCTGGATTTTTACGGGTTCAACGGATATGAATCCATTTATAATATGTCTTTTACTGATGAGGAAGATCCCGGATACATTACCCGTGTTTTCTACCGGCACGAAAGAAAGCTGGCAAGGATAACCCTTGATTTTCAGCAGAAAATCGGCGACCTGCCCCTGAGATGGGCCGCAGGTTACGGATTTTTCAATTCCAGGATTGGCTCCGTGGATATTGAAAAGCTCAATAAGGGGCGCGATGAAGAAGATTTGCTGCCGGAAGTGGAAGGACTTTATGACAAATATGTAAAATGGGGATTGATTCCCGCCGAAGAAGCTGACGGAGGTACACATAATTTTCTGAAGGCCGGCCTTGTTTACGATACCCGCGACAATGAACCCAATCCCAACCGGGGAATCTGGTCGGAAATGGTAATTATGACGGCCCCGCGTTTTCTGGGAAACAGCGAAACGGCATATACGAAACTGGCCCTTACACACCGTCAGTACCTGACGCTGAAAAAGAATACCCTTACTTTCGCTTACCGGCTGGGATGGCAGGGAACCATCGACGGGAAGGCCCCGTTTTATATGCAGCCTTACATGATCAATACCTATACTAAGTCTACGAAAAACGATGGTCTTGGCGGAGCCCGCTCACTCAGGGGCATACTTCGCAACAGGGTGGTCGGCGATGCTTTTACCTATGGCAATTTTGAACTGCGTTACAAATTCCTGAAATTCCATAAGTGGAAACAGAATTTTTACTTTTCATTAAATGGATTCAGCGATATGGGCATGATCACCAAAACCATGGATATGAATCTGACAGGAATTCCGGAGGATGAGAAAACAGCCTTGTTTAAATCCGAAGATCAGGGTTTACACATCTCCTATGGTGCCGGGCTGCGCATCGCCATGAATCAAAACTTCATCGTGGCTGTGGATTATGGTCTTGCCGGCGATAAAAGAGATGGCGATAAAGGAATGTATATCAACCTGGGATTTATGTTTTAG
- a CDS encoding EcsC family protein, with protein sequence MRKKPNRESLLQILDLIYEKAVTGLPGTDTASGLGESYLRQEGTLRKQVDALIRMQNIKAGSSGFLTGLGGIITLPAAIPSNLVSVLYIQIRMVAAIAYMGGYDLRDDRVKTLVYLCLAGNAAKDILQETGILLGKNLTSLLISRISGSAIQAINQKVGINLLSKSGGKGIINLGKAVPLAGGLIGGAFDAAFTNIIGNTARGIFIPKTPAREW encoded by the coding sequence ATGCGTAAAAAGCCAAACCGGGAATCATTGCTTCAGATTCTTGACCTGATCTATGAAAAAGCGGTCACAGGACTTCCGGGCACTGACACCGCATCAGGGCTGGGAGAATCATACCTGCGGCAGGAAGGCACATTGCGCAAGCAGGTCGACGCCTTAATCCGCATGCAGAACATTAAAGCCGGCTCCAGTGGATTTCTCACGGGGCTTGGAGGGATCATTACCCTGCCGGCAGCCATCCCTTCAAATCTTGTAAGCGTTTTATACATTCAGATAAGAATGGTGGCTGCCATCGCTTATATGGGCGGGTACGACCTGCGCGACGACCGGGTGAAAACACTGGTTTACCTCTGCCTCGCCGGTAACGCAGCAAAAGATATCCTGCAGGAAACCGGCATTTTACTGGGAAAAAATTTAACATCCCTGTTGATCAGCCGTATTTCCGGGAGCGCCATTCAGGCCATTAATCAAAAAGTCGGGATCAACCTGCTCTCAAAAAGCGGCGGAAAAGGAATCATTAATCTCGGGAAAGCGGTTCCCCTGGCCGGCGGTCTGATAGGCGGCGCATTTGATGCAGCATTCACCAATATCATCGGAAATACCGCCAGAGGTATCTTTATACCCAAAACTCCGGCCCGGGAGTGGTAG